The Epilithonimonas zeae genome contains a region encoding:
- a CDS encoding histidine kinase — translation MDEKKSAQDFLDLIKKSRRGKFKIYIGMSAGVGKTYRMLQEAHTLLSNGIDVKIGYIETHNRKETHALLDGLPVIPRRTLFYKGKELDELDVQAVINLRPEVVIVDELAHTNIEGSKNEKRWQDVMEILESGINVISAVNIQHIESVNEDVKNITDIEVKERIPDSVLAQADEVVNIDLTAEELIDRLKAGKIYDQAKINSALNNFFKSENILQLRELALKEVASQVQRKVETEISSIKNIRKEKFLACISSNEKTAKNVIRKAARLANYYNSQWCLLYVQIPRESADKIALDKQRHLINNFKLATELGAEIIKVEGTNIAHTIMEQCEERKITTVCIGKPHLNLWKIIVATDTFNSLLNRLSKENIDLVILS, via the coding sequence ATGGACGAGAAAAAATCTGCGCAGGACTTCCTCGATCTAATCAAAAAATCAAGAAGGGGAAAATTCAAAATCTACATCGGAATGAGTGCTGGTGTGGGTAAAACTTACCGAATGCTTCAGGAAGCGCACACACTTTTGTCAAACGGTATTGATGTTAAAATCGGATATATCGAAACTCATAATCGAAAAGAAACGCACGCTTTGCTGGATGGACTTCCCGTGATTCCGAGACGAACTTTGTTCTACAAAGGAAAAGAATTGGACGAGTTGGATGTTCAGGCGGTGATTAATCTTCGGCCGGAAGTCGTGATTGTGGATGAGTTGGCGCACACCAATATCGAAGGTAGTAAAAATGAAAAACGCTGGCAGGATGTGATGGAAATTCTGGAATCTGGCATCAATGTCATTAGCGCTGTCAATATTCAGCATATCGAAAGTGTTAATGAAGACGTGAAAAATATTACTGATATTGAAGTCAAAGAAAGAATTCCTGACAGTGTTTTGGCTCAGGCTGATGAAGTTGTGAACATTGATTTGACAGCAGAAGAATTGATTGACCGATTGAAAGCAGGGAAAATCTATGACCAAGCTAAAATCAATTCGGCACTTAATAATTTTTTCAAAAGTGAAAATATCCTTCAACTGCGTGAATTGGCTTTGAAAGAAGTGGCTTCCCAAGTTCAGCGGAAGGTGGAAACCGAAATCTCATCCATCAAAAATATCAGGAAAGAAAAATTTTTGGCTTGCATTAGTTCCAACGAAAAAACAGCGAAAAATGTCATTAGGAAAGCGGCGAGATTAGCCAATTATTATAACAGCCAATGGTGTTTGCTTTATGTTCAGATTCCTAGAGAAAGTGCAGATAAAATAGCGTTGGACAAGCAAAGGCATTTGATTAATAATTTTAAATTAGCAACGGAATTAGGAGCGGAAATTATAAAGGTTGAAGGTACAAATATCGCTCACACTATAATGGAACAATGCGAAGAACGGAAGATCACAACAGTGTGTATCGGAAAACCGCATCTTAATCTTTGGAAAATAATTGTTGCTACTGATACTTTCAATTCTTTACTTAACAGATTGTCAAAAGAAAATATAGATTTAGTCATTCTTTCATAA
- a CDS encoding glycoside hydrolase family 88/105 protein: MNIISRKIKILTFTVLSSGLFLVSAQSKVTTKTETSKPQSGKIVPTNLNWSERMLLSEMHRFPEAWMLDFSKSPKWTYPSAIVLDGAEKLYAKTGKKEYYDYISGFGEKLINEDGTIQTYELEKYNIDMLNSGNVLLYLYEKEKKEKYLRALQTLRSQIDGQPRTKEGSFWHKKIYPYQVWLDGLYMGMPFYTHYTKDFTKGTDAQKAYDDIVFQFDSVQKNLLDKKTGLLYHAWDESKEQAWANKETGLSPNFWGRAMGWYGMAMVDVLDFLPKDHPGRTRIISYIKSYADAVIKVQNKKSGLWYQVLDKPLENGNYEEASASAMFVYTIIKSVNEGYLSQSYKAAAKKGYNGIIKNLITVDENGVVNLNKCCAVAGLGGKPYRDGSYEYYVNEKIRSNDGKGTGPFILASLEFEK; this comes from the coding sequence ATGAATATTATAAGTCGTAAAATAAAAATTCTCACTTTCACAGTTTTAAGTTCGGGGTTATTCTTGGTTTCTGCACAATCAAAAGTGACAACTAAAACAGAAACTTCAAAACCTCAATCAGGAAAAATTGTTCCCACAAATCTGAATTGGTCAGAGAGAATGCTGCTTTCCGAGATGCATCGTTTCCCTGAAGCTTGGATGCTTGATTTTAGTAAAAGCCCAAAATGGACTTATCCATCTGCCATTGTATTAGATGGCGCAGAAAAACTGTATGCAAAAACCGGAAAGAAGGAATACTATGATTATATCAGTGGTTTCGGCGAAAAGTTGATCAATGAAGACGGAACCATTCAAACATACGAGCTGGAAAAGTATAATATTGATATGTTGAATAGCGGAAACGTATTGCTTTATCTTTACGAAAAAGAAAAAAAAGAAAAATACCTGCGAGCACTTCAAACCTTACGTTCACAAATCGACGGACAACCAAGAACCAAAGAAGGCTCTTTCTGGCACAAAAAAATCTATCCATATCAGGTTTGGTTGGACGGGCTTTATATGGGAATGCCCTTTTATACACATTATACAAAAGATTTTACAAAAGGAACAGATGCACAAAAAGCATATGATGACATAGTTTTTCAATTTGATTCGGTTCAGAAAAATCTTTTAGACAAAAAAACAGGGTTGCTTTATCACGCTTGGGACGAGAGCAAAGAACAAGCTTGGGCCAATAAAGAAACGGGGCTTTCTCCTAATTTTTGGGGTAGAGCGATGGGTTGGTACGGAATGGCAATGGTTGACGTTCTGGACTTTTTACCCAAAGATCATCCCGGAAGAACGAGAATCATTTCCTATATCAAATCTTACGCTGATGCCGTAATCAAAGTTCAGAATAAAAAATCCGGACTTTGGTATCAGGTTTTGGACAAACCTTTGGAAAATGGTAACTATGAGGAAGCAAGCGCTTCTGCGATGTTTGTTTATACGATTATCAAATCTGTCAACGAAGGCTATTTATCACAATCTTACAAGGCTGCTGCAAAAAAAGGTTATAACGGAATTATCAAAAACCTAATCACAGTTGATGAAAATGGCGTTGTCAATCTTAATAAATGTTGTGCTGTTGCGGGCTTAGGCGGAAAACCTTACAGAGACGGTTCTTACGAATATTACGTCAATGAAAAAATCCGTTCCAATGACGGGAAAGGAACCGGACCTTTCATTTTGGCAAGCTTAGAATTTGAGAAATAA
- a CDS encoding DUF7674 family protein: MNHTEAIQEIIKVAPESEEEFKEIYKTKNSFMVINVFTKQIQKLIKKKDKIVLINCLNKMNEIYRKGDQTLKNAVESIFIYSLDSMIFSCDSVYKNLIFEKIPVGLQKAYFRQVYKSGL; encoded by the coding sequence ATGAATCACACAGAAGCCATTCAGGAAATCATCAAAGTCGCACCTGAGTCTGAAGAAGAGTTCAAAGAAATCTATAAGACCAAAAATTCTTTTATGGTCATCAATGTTTTCACAAAACAAATCCAAAAACTGATAAAAAAGAAAGACAAAATCGTCCTTATCAATTGTCTCAACAAAATGAACGAAATCTACAGAAAAGGCGACCAAACCCTGAAAAATGCGGTAGAATCTATCTTCATTTACTCCTTGGATAGTATGATTTTTTCTTGCGACAGCGTTTACAAAAATCTCATTTTCGAGAAAATTCCTGTGGGATTGCAGAAGGCTTATTTCCGCCAGGTTTACAAATCCGGATTATAA
- a CDS encoding porin: MKTTIKLAFSMLGLSTMLFAQEESKPLRISGYAEIYYQFDANNPKNNSRPSFIYSHNRNNEVNLNLGFIKANYETEKVRANLSLATGTYMNANYSAESGVLKNIYEANVGVKVSKSKNLWIDAGILPSHIGFESAVSKDCWALTRSLQAENSPYFETGAKISYTSNSGKWFLSGLVLNGWQRIQRVDGNSTVAFGHQLTYKPTEKITLNSSSFIGNDKPDSLRQMRYFHNLYGIFQLTDKLALTTGFDIGAEQKAKGSEQYNIWYSPAIIAKYSPTEKLSFAVRGEYYNDKKGVIITTGTDNGFQTFGYSVNADYWILPNLVWRTEVKNLNSKDQIFLTRDETFKNNNFSAVTSLAVSF, translated from the coding sequence ATGAAAACAACTATAAAACTGGCATTTTCGATGCTCGGATTATCCACTATGCTTTTTGCACAGGAAGAAAGTAAACCACTGAGAATCTCTGGTTATGCAGAAATATATTATCAGTTTGATGCTAATAATCCTAAAAATAATTCACGTCCATCGTTTATTTACAGCCATAATAGAAATAACGAAGTTAATCTGAATCTAGGCTTCATCAAGGCCAATTATGAAACCGAAAAAGTCCGAGCCAATCTCTCACTGGCAACGGGAACTTATATGAATGCCAATTATTCTGCAGAATCCGGCGTTCTGAAAAACATCTATGAAGCGAATGTTGGCGTAAAAGTTTCAAAATCAAAAAATCTTTGGATTGATGCAGGGATTTTACCATCACATATCGGATTCGAAAGTGCGGTCAGCAAAGATTGCTGGGCTTTGACGAGAAGTCTACAGGCAGAAAATTCGCCTTACTTTGAAACCGGCGCAAAGATTTCCTACACCAGCAATTCAGGAAAATGGTTTTTGAGCGGTTTGGTACTGAATGGCTGGCAAAGAATCCAGAGAGTTGACGGCAATTCTACTGTGGCGTTTGGTCATCAATTAACTTATAAACCGACCGAAAAAATCACGTTGAACAGCAGTTCATTCATAGGGAATGATAAACCGGACAGCCTCAGACAGATGCGCTATTTCCATAATTTGTATGGGATTTTTCAATTGACAGACAAATTGGCGTTGACAACAGGTTTTGATATCGGAGCAGAGCAAAAAGCGAAAGGAAGTGAACAATATAATATTTGGTATTCGCCCGCGATTATTGCGAAATATAGTCCGACTGAAAAGTTGAGTTTTGCTGTGAGAGGAGAGTATTACAATGATAAAAAGGGCGTCATCATCACGACAGGAACAGATAATGGTTTTCAAACCTTTGGATATTCTGTGAACGCCGATTACTGGATTCTTCCAAATTTGGTTTGGCGAACAGAAGTCAAGAATTTGAATAGCAAAGACCAGATTTTCCTGACCAGAGATGAGACCTTTAAGAATAATAATTTTTCGGCAGTGACATCGCTGGCCGTTAGTTTTTAA
- the kdpB gene encoding potassium-transporting ATPase subunit KdpB yields the protein MKGDNNNLFQKELVNEALKQSFIKLNPAKMFRNPVMFMVWVGTLVMAGVCVWIATGEQNQGSLIYNIIVTAVLFITLLFANFAEAIAEARGKAQADSLRKTREETPAKWIKPVGEIFNDEITIVPSSELKKGDVFLCEPGDIIPSDGEIIEGLATIDESAITGESAPVIRESGGDKSSVTGGTKVLSDRIKVKVTTEPGESFLDKMIALVEGASRQKTPNEIALTILLAGFTLVFIIVTVTLKPFGDYAHTPITIAAFISLFVCLIPTTIGGLLSAIGIAGMDRALRANVITKSGKAVETAGDVDVLLLDKTGTITIGNRKATHFHLANGIDETHFTKAVVLSSMSDETPEGKSIIELAGVNPSSYEINNSEFIKFTAESRSSGINYDQIRIRKGASDAIRNLVEKAGNQFPKEIEEAVKNISSNGGTPLVVSENEKVLGVVELQDIIKPGIQERFERLRKMGIKTVMVTGDNPLTAKYIAEKAGVDDFIAEAKPEDKMNYIKKEQSEGRLVAMMGDGTNDAPALAQADVGVAMNSGTQAAKEAGNMVDLDNDPTKLIEIVEIGKQLLMTRGTLTTFSIANDVAKYFAIVPALFIASIPALQGLNIMNLHSPETAILSAVIFNAIIIPMLIPLALKGVAYKPIGASALLRRNLLIYGLGGVLIPFIGIKIIDLLVSLFF from the coding sequence ATGAAAGGAGATAATAACAATTTGTTTCAGAAAGAACTCGTGAATGAGGCTTTGAAACAATCATTTATAAAACTAAATCCAGCTAAAATGTTCCGAAATCCGGTCATGTTTATGGTTTGGGTGGGAACGCTGGTAATGGCTGGCGTGTGCGTCTGGATTGCAACAGGCGAACAAAATCAAGGAAGTTTGATTTACAATATTATCGTAACAGCAGTTCTGTTTATCACTTTGCTTTTTGCCAATTTTGCCGAAGCCATCGCCGAGGCGAGAGGAAAAGCACAAGCCGATTCACTTAGAAAAACAAGGGAAGAAACGCCCGCAAAATGGATAAAACCAGTTGGAGAGATATTCAATGATGAAATCACAATCGTGCCTTCTTCTGAACTTAAAAAAGGCGATGTATTTCTTTGTGAACCTGGCGATATTATTCCATCCGATGGAGAAATTATCGAAGGTCTTGCTACGATTGATGAAAGTGCCATCACAGGAGAAAGCGCACCGGTAATACGAGAATCTGGTGGTGACAAAAGCAGTGTAACCGGCGGAACAAAAGTTCTTTCGGACAGGATAAAAGTAAAAGTAACCACCGAACCTGGCGAAAGTTTTCTGGATAAAATGATTGCTTTGGTAGAAGGTGCTTCCAGACAAAAAACCCCTAACGAAATTGCTTTGACTATTTTGTTGGCTGGATTTACCTTAGTTTTCATCATCGTGACTGTGACCTTGAAACCATTCGGAGATTACGCCCATACACCAATTACGATTGCCGCTTTCATCTCATTATTTGTTTGTTTAATTCCAACTACGATTGGCGGACTATTGTCAGCCATCGGAATAGCCGGAATGGACAGAGCTTTGCGTGCAAACGTCATCACCAAAAGTGGAAAAGCGGTAGAAACGGCTGGTGACGTAGATGTACTTTTATTGGACAAAACAGGAACAATCACCATCGGAAACAGAAAAGCAACTCACTTTCATTTGGCTAACGGAATTGATGAAACACACTTTACAAAAGCTGTTGTTTTAAGCTCAATGTCAGACGAAACGCCAGAAGGAAAATCCATCATAGAATTGGCTGGAGTCAATCCTTCAAGTTATGAAATCAACAATTCGGAATTCATCAAGTTTACCGCAGAAAGCAGAAGTTCAGGTATCAATTATGACCAAATCAGAATCCGAAAAGGTGCTTCTGACGCTATCCGAAATTTGGTAGAGAAAGCAGGCAATCAATTTCCGAAAGAAATAGAAGAAGCTGTAAAAAATATTTCGAGCAACGGTGGAACGCCTTTGGTGGTTTCGGAAAACGAAAAAGTTTTAGGCGTTGTAGAGCTTCAGGATATTATCAAACCGGGCATTCAGGAACGTTTTGAACGCTTGAGAAAAATGGGAATCAAAACCGTAATGGTAACCGGAGATAATCCTTTGACAGCAAAATACATCGCCGAAAAAGCAGGTGTGGACGATTTCATTGCAGAAGCCAAACCGGAAGACAAAATGAATTACATCAAAAAAGAACAGTCCGAAGGGCGTTTGGTCGCAATGATGGGCGACGGAACCAACGATGCGCCAGCACTTGCACAAGCCGATGTCGGTGTAGCAATGAACAGCGGAACTCAGGCAGCGAAAGAAGCCGGCAATATGGTGGATTTGGACAACGACCCAACCAAACTGATTGAAATTGTTGAAATTGGAAAACAACTTTTGATGACCAGAGGAACTTTGACGACGTTCAGTATTGCCAACGATGTTGCGAAATATTTTGCCATTGTTCCAGCCTTATTTATCGCTTCCATTCCTGCGCTCCAAGGTCTCAATATTATGAATCTGCATTCTCCGGAAACAGCCATTCTATCCGCAGTTATTTTCAATGCGATTATCATTCCGATGCTGATTCCGCTGGCTTTGAAAGGTGTTGCTTACAAACCAATTGGCGCCAGTGCACTGCTCAGAAGAAACCTTTTGATTTACGGTCTGGGAGGCGTTTTGATACCTTTTATCGGGATAAAAATCATTGACCTTCTGGTGTCGCTGTTTTTTTAG
- the kdpA gene encoding potassium-transporting ATPase subunit KdpA, whose product MNSEILGIILMFFLAVSLAIPLGRYIGRLFSNEKTWLDKILNPIDNLFYKLSGINSDKEMNWKQHLLALLTINLVWFLVAMLVLTNMSWLPMNPDNNPSMSGDLAFNTAVSFVCNTNLQHYSGETGMSYLGQLTLMLWQFISAGCGMAAAAVVFTAMKERTTDKLGNFYFFFVRSCTRILFPIAVIVASLLAFDGTPMTFEGKDVITNLQGDKIEVSRGPVAAFVAIKHLGTNGGGFFGPNSAHPLENPNYFTNIVEIVTQMLIPLAMIFAMGYMLKRRKLAWTIFGVMTIGFLLLMFPTVISETGGNPAISEMGISQTMGNMEGKEIRFGSAASAYWSIATTVISTGSINSMHDSFMPISGMNQLLGMMVNCFYGGVGVGFLNFYIFIILAVFISGLMVGRTPEFLGKKIEAKEMKIAMMIALLHPFLILAGTAIASYTYANNPEAYTSWLNNPGFHGFSEMLYEFTSSSANNGSGFEGLGDNTPFWNIACGIVMLMARYLPIIGPVAIAGSLAAKKYIPESAGTLKTDTSTFGLMVFAVIALVAALSFFPALALGPIAEYFSI is encoded by the coding sequence ATGAACTCAGAAATTTTAGGAATTATATTAATGTTTTTTCTCGCCGTTTCTCTCGCGATACCGCTGGGAAGATACATTGGTAGACTGTTCAGCAACGAAAAAACCTGGCTGGATAAAATTTTAAACCCAATAGACAATCTTTTCTATAAACTTTCAGGCATCAATTCTGACAAAGAAATGAATTGGAAACAACATCTTTTGGCATTGTTGACCATCAATCTAGTTTGGTTTCTGGTAGCAATGTTAGTACTTACCAATATGAGTTGGCTTCCAATGAATCCGGACAACAATCCATCGATGAGTGGCGATTTGGCCTTCAACACCGCTGTCAGTTTTGTCTGTAATACTAATCTTCAGCATTACTCAGGTGAAACCGGAATGTCATATTTGGGGCAATTGACTTTGATGCTTTGGCAATTCATCAGTGCAGGTTGCGGAATGGCTGCAGCAGCTGTTGTTTTCACTGCAATGAAAGAAAGAACTACTGATAAATTGGGTAATTTTTACTTCTTTTTTGTGAGAAGTTGCACCAGAATCTTATTTCCAATTGCCGTCATAGTAGCTTCTCTATTAGCATTTGATGGAACACCAATGACTTTCGAAGGCAAAGACGTAATCACCAATCTTCAGGGTGACAAAATAGAAGTAAGTCGCGGTCCTGTGGCCGCATTTGTTGCCATCAAACATTTAGGTACAAATGGCGGCGGATTTTTTGGACCGAACTCGGCGCATCCATTAGAAAATCCGAATTATTTTACTAATATCGTCGAAATCGTTACACAGATGCTGATTCCATTAGCAATGATTTTTGCAATGGGTTATATGCTTAAAAGAAGAAAACTGGCGTGGACCATTTTCGGTGTGATGACCATTGGATTTTTATTGCTGATGTTTCCAACAGTCATCTCAGAAACTGGCGGAAATCCAGCGATTTCTGAAATGGGAATTTCTCAGACGATGGGAAATATGGAAGGTAAAGAAATCAGATTCGGTTCTGCAGCTTCGGCTTATTGGAGCATCGCAACCACCGTTATTTCAACGGGAAGTATCAACTCTATGCACGATAGTTTTATGCCAATCAGTGGGATGAATCAATTGCTCGGTATGATGGTCAACTGTTTCTACGGCGGAGTCGGAGTCGGATTTCTGAATTTCTACATTTTTATTATTCTCGCCGTTTTCATCAGTGGATTGATGGTCGGTAGAACGCCAGAATTCCTTGGCAAAAAAATCGAAGCCAAAGAAATGAAAATCGCAATGATGATTGCGCTGCTTCACCCATTTTTGATTCTAGCAGGAACAGCTATTGCAAGTTATACTTATGCCAACAACCCTGAAGCTTACACCAGTTGGCTCAACAATCCCGGTTTCCACGGTTTCAGCGAAATGCTTTATGAATTCACTTCTTCAAGTGCCAACAACGGAAGCGGTTTCGAAGGCCTGGGCGACAACACGCCATTCTGGAATATCGCCTGTGGTATTGTGATGTTGATGGCAAGATATCTCCCAATCATAGGTCCGGTCGCTATTGCAGGAAGTTTAGCTGCTAAGAAATATATTCCGGAAAGTGCAGGAACTTTGAAAACCGATACTTCAACATTTGGATTAATGGTTTTTGCCGTCATTGCTTTAGTTGCCGCATTGTCCTTCTTTCCGGCATTGGCGTTGGGGCCGATTGCAGAATATTTTTCAATTTAA
- a CDS encoding potassium-transporting ATPase subunit F → MTVLFIIALAVFAYMCYVLVKPEKF, encoded by the coding sequence ATGACCGTTCTATTCATCATCGCCCTCGCCGTCTTCGCATATATGTGTTACGTACTTGTAAAACCGGAGAAATTTTAA
- a CDS encoding K(+)-transporting ATPase subunit C, producing the protein MKQNILPAIRLTAVCLVFFAGFYTLIIFGIAQFSPNNGKGEILTFNNKKYYANVGEAFTKDQYFWSRPSAVDYNAAGAGGSNKGPNNPDYLKTVQERIDNFMKHNPDVKKSKIPSDLVTASGSGLDPNISVQGANVQVKRIAKIRNLDENQIGKLITSNIEKPFLGIFGTEKINVLKLNIALDGLK; encoded by the coding sequence ATGAAACAAAATATATTACCAGCCATCAGACTCACAGCAGTTTGCCTTGTATTTTTCGCTGGCTTTTACACCTTAATCATTTTTGGAATCGCTCAGTTTTCTCCCAACAACGGGAAAGGCGAAATCCTGACTTTTAACAATAAAAAATATTATGCTAATGTCGGTGAAGCATTTACGAAAGACCAATATTTCTGGTCGCGTCCATCGGCTGTAGATTACAATGCAGCGGGTGCAGGAGGAAGCAATAAAGGTCCGAACAATCCCGATTATCTGAAAACTGTTCAGGAAAGAATCGACAATTTTATGAAACATAATCCGGACGTCAAAAAATCCAAAATCCCTTCTGATTTGGTCACAGCAAGCGGAAGCGGATTGGACCCGAATATTTCTGTTCAAGGCGCCAATGTTCAAGTCAAACGAATTGCGAAAATCAGAAATCTTGATGAAAATCAAATTGGGAAATTAATCACATCCAATATAGAAAAACCTTTTTTGGGAATCTTCGGAACTGAAAAAATCAATGTTCTGAAACTCAATATCGCTTTAGACGGTTTGAAATAA
- a CDS encoding sigma-54-dependent transcriptional regulator produces MNKILIIDDEEKIRTLLSRIISLEGFEVFQASDLKNAKKRLEVSDIDVVISDVKLPEGSGVEFSKIIKEKYPSVETILLTAYGNIPDGVQAIKNGAFDYITKGDDNNKIIPLVYKALEKVTLNKRVLQLEKQLDNKQSFDNVIGKSKLIQFAIDSAKKVAVTDATVLLNGETGTGKEVFAQAIHNASNRNKQNFVAINCSAFSKELLENELFGHKAGAFTGAMKDSKGIFEEANNGTVFLDEIGEMPLDLQAKLLRVLESGEFLKVGDSKPTKVNVRIIAATNRDLQTEIDKENFREDLFYRINIFNIVLPSLRDRTSDIPELANYFLMKFSQKIGKKIISISDDYLGVLKKHSWKGNIRELRNIIERSVILEDGNTLSIDSLPFDLQQSQISETANKTLSAFSMASAEKIHIQKTLNYTKGNKAEAARLLEIGIATLYRKIEEYKIS; encoded by the coding sequence TTGAACAAAATCCTCATCATAGACGACGAAGAAAAAATCAGAACTTTACTTTCCCGAATTATCAGTCTGGAAGGCTTCGAAGTTTTCCAGGCCTCTGATTTGAAAAATGCAAAAAAACGACTCGAAGTTTCGGATATTGATGTTGTTATAAGCGATGTCAAACTTCCCGAAGGAAGTGGTGTTGAGTTTTCTAAAATTATTAAAGAGAAATATCCTTCAGTAGAAACTATTCTTTTGACGGCTTATGGCAATATTCCGGATGGCGTTCAGGCTATTAAAAATGGTGCTTTCGATTATATTACAAAAGGTGATGACAACAACAAAATCATTCCTTTGGTCTATAAAGCTTTGGAGAAAGTTACCCTTAACAAAAGAGTTTTACAACTAGAGAAACAACTCGACAACAAGCAATCTTTTGATAATGTCATTGGAAAATCAAAACTGATTCAGTTCGCTATCGATTCAGCTAAAAAAGTGGCTGTCACAGATGCCACAGTTCTTCTTAACGGAGAAACCGGAACTGGAAAAGAGGTTTTTGCGCAGGCTATTCATAATGCAAGCAATCGGAATAAGCAAAATTTTGTAGCCATCAACTGCTCGGCTTTCAGCAAAGAATTGTTGGAGAACGAATTGTTTGGTCACAAAGCGGGCGCTTTTACGGGCGCTATGAAAGATTCAAAAGGGATTTTTGAAGAAGCCAACAATGGAACGGTTTTCCTGGACGAAATAGGGGAGATGCCTTTAGATTTGCAGGCCAAATTGCTCCGTGTTCTGGAATCTGGCGAGTTTTTGAAAGTTGGAGACAGCAAACCGACGAAAGTTAATGTAAGAATAATTGCTGCAACGAACCGAGATTTGCAAACCGAAATCGACAAAGAAAACTTCCGCGAAGATTTGTTTTATAGAATCAATATTTTTAACATCGTTCTACCGTCGTTGCGCGATAGAACTTCCGATATTCCAGAATTAGCCAATTATTTTCTGATGAAATTCTCTCAAAAAATCGGAAAAAAAATCATTTCGATTTCTGATGATTATCTTGGTGTCCTAAAAAAACATTCGTGGAAAGGTAACATCCGCGAACTACGAAATATCATTGAAAGAAGTGTTATTTTAGAAGACGGTAACACCTTATCAATCGATAGTTTACCTTTCGATTTACAACAGTCACAAATTTCCGAAACTGCAAACAAAACCTTGTCCGCATTCTCGATGGCAAGCGCCGAAAAAATTCACATTCAAAAAACTTTGAATTATACCAAAGGTAACAAAGCCGAAGCTGCACGTTTGCTGGAAATTGGAATTGCAACGCTTTATCGCAAAATAGAAGAATACAAAATATCATAA